The Sphingosinicella flava genome includes the window TGCGTGCCGCCATGGCCGCGATCGGCCTGTCGCTGCCGCCCAAGCGGATTACCGTCAACCTTTCGCCCGCCGACCTGCCCAAGGAAGGATCGCATTACGACCTGCCGATCGCGCTCGGCCTCCTCGCCGCGATGGGCGCGATCGATGCGGAGACGCTCGCCAATTATGCGGTGGTGGGCGAACTCGGCCTCGACGGGCGGCTGACGCCGTCCCCGGGCGTCCTGCTCGCCGCATTGCACGCATCCAGCCGGGGCCTCGGGCTCATTTGTCCGGCGGCGCAAGGGCCGGAAGCGGCGTGGGCGGGGGATATCGAAGTCATCGCTCCCGCCGATCTGCTTTCCCTGCTCAATCATTTCAGCGGACGATCAATCCTGTCGTCCCCCGTGGCGGGCGAAATGGAAGGGCAGGGCGGCGGCCCCGATCTGGCGCAAGTGAAGGGACAGGAAACCGCCAAGCGCGCTCTGGAGATCGCGGCGGCGGGCGGGCATAATCTGCTGATGAGCGGGCCGCCGGGCGCCGGAAAGTCGCTGCTCGCCGCCTGCCTTCCGGGCATCCTTCCCGACCTCACGCCATCCGAAGCCCTGGAAGTTTCCATGGTCGCCAGTGTCGCCGGCGCGCTCGTCGACGGGCGATTGACGCGCAGCCGCCCTTTCCGCGCGCCGCATCACAGCGCCTCCATGGCGGCCCTCGTCGGCGGCGGATTGAAAGTGAAGCCCGGCGAGGTGAGCCTCGCGCATCTCGGCGTCCTGTTCCTTGACGAACTGCCGGAATTCCAGCGCGCTGTGCTCGATTCGCTGCGCCAGCCGCTTGAAACGGGAACGGTCAGCGTGGCGCGCGCCAACGCCCATGTCACCTTCCCGGCGCGCGTCCAGCTTGTCGCGGCGATGAACCCCTGCCGCTGCGGACATCTTGGCGATCCCGCGCTCGCTTGTTCCCGCGCGCCTAAATGCGCGCTCGACTATCAGGCGAAGGTGTCGGGGCCGCTGCTCGACCGCATCGATCTCCATGTCGAGGTGCAAGCGGTGACCGCCGCCGACCTCGTCCTGCCGCCGCCGGCCGAAGGTTCGGCCGAGGTCGCCGCCCGCGTGGCCGCGGCGCGCGACATCCAGACCGCCCGTTATGAGGGCCAGGGGATCCGAACCAATGCCGAAGCCGATGGCGCCCTGCTCGACGCGGCCGCGACCCCGGATGAACCAGGCCGCAAGCTGCTGGCGCAAGCGGCGGAGGCGATGCGCCTGTCCGCGCGGGGCTATCATCGCGTGCTGCGCGTCGCCCGCACCATCGCCGACCTTGCGGGAGCGGAGGAAGTGGGGCGGATTCATGTCGCCGAAGCCCTGAGCTATCGCCGCGCGGTGCCGCGCAACTGAAAAGATTTGCGTTCGATGCCGATCTGCGAAATGAAACAGGAAGGCGCGGGACGCGCCATGAAGCCTAAGGGGGAGTTCTCGATGGAATGGATGCTGTTGCCGCTGAAGCGCTATGCCGAATTTTCGGGACGTTCGCGCCGCAAGGAATATTGGATGTTCACATTGTTCCTGTTCCTGGTGAACATCGCGGCAGGCCTGGTCCTCAGCCTCGTCATGGGCGGCGCCGCCATGAGCGACGGCGACGGCGGGATCATGGCAGCGCTTGGCGGTTCGCTGTTGTTGCTCGCGATCCTGGGCCTGGTCTTCCTGATCCCATCCATCGCAGTTGGGGTGCGCCGTCTGCACGATCAGGATAAATCGGGCTGGTTCCTTCTCCTTGGCCTGATCCCGTACCTCGGCGCAATCGTCCTGATCGTGATGATGTGCCTCTCCGGGACGCCGGGCCCGAACCGTTACGGCCCCGACCCCAAGGCCGGCGAATACTGACCTGATCGCCATTCAATTCGTCAATGCGGGCCGTTCGATCCAGTCGGGCGGCCCGCATCTCATTTGTCGCGCGGTTGCGGCAGGCTGCCGCCGGCGGTGACCAGGTGGCCTGATCGGCGGGCCTGCACCGCGTCGAGAAGGGTGCGAGCGGCATTTCGCACCTCCTCCTGGATCGCCTGATCCTTGTCGAGCGCCTCGTGGCTGGTCGCGTAGGGCTCCCAATAGCCGATATAGCGGTCGAGCTCCGCTGGCACTCCGGCGGGAACGAGATGCATGAAGCGCAACCAGTCGGCGAGGCTGCGGCGGACATTTTCGGCCCCTTCGACGTCGCCATGAACGACGACCGAGAAGAGGCGGCCTTCCAGATGGCGGGGATAGGGCCAGCCCGCAAGCTCCAGTTCCTTCGCCTTCTTCGCGTCCTTGCCATGGGTGGAAGAGGGATCGGGATTGCCGCCATCGGCGCAAACGAGGCGGTCGATCATCAGCTTCATCGGCGATGAGGTGTGATACCAGTTGACCGGCGTGATCAGCATGATGCCGTGCGC containing:
- a CDS encoding YifB family Mg chelatase-like AAA ATPase, whose product is MVAHVATVAYLGLEARAVEVQVQVAAGLPAFVVVGLPDKAVAESRERVRAAMAAIGLSLPPKRITVNLSPADLPKEGSHYDLPIALGLLAAMGAIDAETLANYAVVGELGLDGRLTPSPGVLLAALHASSRGLGLICPAAQGPEAAWAGDIEVIAPADLLSLLNHFSGRSILSSPVAGEMEGQGGGPDLAQVKGQETAKRALEIAAAGGHNLLMSGPPGAGKSLLAACLPGILPDLTPSEALEVSMVASVAGALVDGRLTRSRPFRAPHHSASMAALVGGGLKVKPGEVSLAHLGVLFLDELPEFQRAVLDSLRQPLETGTVSVARANAHVTFPARVQLVAAMNPCRCGHLGDPALACSRAPKCALDYQAKVSGPLLDRIDLHVEVQAVTAADLVLPPPAEGSAEVAARVAAARDIQTARYEGQGIRTNAEADGALLDAAATPDEPGRKLLAQAAEAMRLSARGYHRVLRVARTIADLAGAEEVGRIHVAEALSYRRAVPRN
- a CDS encoding DUF805 domain-containing protein, coding for MEWMLLPLKRYAEFSGRSRRKEYWMFTLFLFLVNIAAGLVLSLVMGGAAMSDGDGGIMAALGGSLLLLAILGLVFLIPSIAVGVRRLHDQDKSGWFLLLGLIPYLGAIVLIVMMCLSGTPGPNRYGPDPKAGEY